The Alphaproteobacteria bacterium sequence CGTGCCCCGATCGGCGAGTACTGGACGATCGAGGCGGGCATGCGCTTCGACATCACGCGTCGCAACTTCACCGACTACCAGGCCGGGATCACCTACGAGGACGAATGCTTCCTGATCCGCGTGCTGGGCCAGCGCGGCATCTACTTCGCCGGCATCGGCACCGAAGCCGCCGCGCGCGTGCTCGTGCAGGTGACCTTCAAGCAGCTCACAACCCTGAGCTTCCAGACGAACTGACAGCGAAGCTGTCATCCCGAGCGCAGCGCGGGGATCCTTCCGCCGACAAAAGATCCCTCGCGCCGCTCGGGATGACAGAACTGCCTCACGCCCCCACCACCAGCGTCGAGGCGAGCTGGCGCACCGTCTTGACCAGCGCCATGGCGACGATGCGGCCGGTCTTGCGGTTCTCGGCGCTGACGGCGACGTCCTCCATGAACCTGAAGCGGCCGAAGGCGCCGGCGGCCTCGACCTCGACGACATGCGTGGCGATGGTCGGATCGGCGACGATCACCACGCGCGTGCGGTCCAGGCCGATGCCGGCCAGCGCCACGGCGGCGGAGATGTTGACATTCTGCGGATAGAGCCGCGCGCCCTCGCGCACCGGCCCGTCGAACACGACATGCGGCTGGGTCAGCGAATCGAGGTCGACGAGATCCTGCGCCGCCGTGCCCCTCCACGCCGAGGGATCCTTGCGCACCGTCACCGTCACCGAATCGAGCCCGCCCACCGCCGCGGCCGAGAGGATGTCGATGGCGCCAATGCCGGCGGAGGGCAGGATCAGCCGCTTGCCGTTGTGCCGCGCCGCCGCCAGCACGCGCTCGTACAGCACGGTGTCGGTGAAGGCGCCGACCGAGGTCACCAGCAGGTCCATGCCGTTCTCCAGCACGCGCTCGGCATGGTTCCGTACCGCGTCGTGGCCGGCACACTCGACCACGACGTCCATGGCGTAGTCGAAGAAGCGGTCGGGATCGTGCGTGATGTCGGGCCGGCTGGTGATCTCCTGGCGCGGCCGGCGCACCATAGCGGCGCGCAACTCGACGCCCTCGATGCGCCCGGCCGCCATCGCCTCGCGCACATGCAGGCCGATGGCGCCATACCCGATCAGTCCGAGACGCAGCATAAGGTGGTCCTCTTTTCATTGCCTTCCCCCGGGGGAAGGTAGCGGCGAAGGCTTTACCGAGCCGTCTTCCACACGCTATCACGGCTTCCATGCGATCGTCGGCATTGGGCCTGATGGGCCTCGGCGTCATGGGCGCCAATCTCGCGCGTAACCTCGCCCGCAACGGTGCGCGGCTTGCGCTATTCGACACCGCCCAAGGCGTGGCCGCGCCGCTGGCCAAGGACATCGGCGATGGCGCCGTCGGCGCCGATGATATCGCCGGCCTGATCGCCGCGCTGCCGGCACCGCGCAGCATCATGCTGATGGTGCCCGCCGGCCAGCCGGTCGACGACGCGCTCGAGGCGCTGCATCCCCACCTCGGCGCCGGCGACATCGTCATCGACGGCGGCAACTCCTTCTATCGCGACACCCAGCGCCGGCAGATCGAGCTCGCGCGCCAGGGTGTGCACGTGCTGGGCTTCGGCGTCTCCGGCGGCGCCGAAGGCGCGCTCAAGGGCCCGGCGATCATGGCCGGCGGCGAGACCGCCGCCGTCGCCTCCGTGGCGCCGCTGTTCGAGGCGATTGCCGCGGAGGCGCCCGACGGCTCGGCCTGCTTCGCGCGCGTCGGGTCGGGCGCGGCCGGCCATTTCGTCAAGGCCGTACACAACGGCATCGAATACGCCCACATGCAGCTGATCGCCGAGACCTGGCATCTGCTGCGCCGCATGGTCGGCATGAGCCACGGCGAGGCGCGCACCATCTTCGCACGCTGGGCCGAGGGCGAGCTGTCGTCCTTCCTGATGGAATGCGCCGTGCAGGTGCTCGACACGCGCGACCCCGACAGCGGCGCGCCGATGATCGAGCGCATCGTCGACACCGCCGAGCAGAAGGGCACCGGCCAGTGGACCGCCAATGCTGCGCTGGCCTATGGCGTGGCCGCGCCGACCCTGGCCGAGGCGGTGCACGCGCGCTGCCTCTCGGCGCTGAAGAGCGATCGCCTCGCCAACGAGACCGCGCTCGGCCCGCCGACCATGGCCTTTGCCGGCGACCGCATGGCGCTGACCGCCGCCCTGGGCCGCGCACTGCTGGCGGCCAACATCGCCGTGCTGGCGCAGGGCTTCGCGCTGATGCGCGCGGCCGACCAGGAGGAGGGCTGGGGCATCCATCTCGCCACCGTGGCGCGGGTCTGGCGCGGCGGCTGCATCGTGCGCTCCGAGCTGCTCGAGCCGATCGCCGAGGCCTGTGCCAGCCTGCCTGCGGGCACCAATCTGCTGCGCGCGCCGGCGTTGTGGCGCATGGTCAGCGCCGGCGACGCCTCGTGGCGCCAGGTGGTGGTGACGGCGATCGCCCATGGCGTGCCGGTGCCGGCCTTCGCCTCGTCGCTCTCCTATGTCGACGCCTTGCGTACCGGCCGGCTGTGGGCCGACATGATCGCCGCCCAGCGCGATGTCTTTGGCCAGCACGGCTTCACCCGTCTCGACAAGCCGGGCCGTCATCACGCCGAGTGGGCGCCCTACGCCGGCGACGAACACAAGGGATGACTGTCTACGTCGTGATGGGCGTGTCCGGCTGCGGCAAGTCGACGGTCGGCAAGCTGATCGCCGAAACACTGGGTGCGCAATACGCCGAAGGTGACTCGTTTCATCCGCCACAGAACGTCGAGAAGATGCGCAGCGGCCAGCCGCTCGACGACGACGATCGCGCGCCCTGGCTGGCGGCGATGGCGGCGGCGATCGGCGACTGGAACACGAAGGGCGAAACCGTCGTGCTCGCCTGCTCGGCGCTGAAGCGCCGCTATCGCGACGTGCTGCGCAGCGGCGGCGAGGTGCGCTTCATCCATCTCGCCGGCGAGAAGGCGCTGATCGCCTCGCGGCTGGCGGCGCGCAAGGGCCACTACATGCCGCCGACCCTGCTCGACAGCCAGTTCGCCGCCCTCGAACCGCCGGGCGACGACGAGGCGATCACCATCGGCATCGACGCGCCGGCCGAAACCATCGCGGCAAGGGCGCTCCACAGGCTGTCATCCCGAGCGTAGCGAGGGATCCAGGCAAAGCCGTAGATCGCTACGCTCGGGATGACATCAGCGGCTCGCCAACCCGCGCGCCAGGCTCCAGCGGTGGACTTCCGACGGGCCGTCGTAGATGCGGAAGGCGCGGATCTCGCGGAAGATGCGTTCGACCGGCGTGTCGCCGGTGACGCCCAGCCCGCCCAGCACCTGCACGCAGCGGTCGGCGACGCGGAACAGCGCCTCGGACACCGCGACCTTGGATACGCTCGACTCGAAGCGCGCGTCGCGGCCCTGATCGAGCACCCAG is a genomic window containing:
- a CDS encoding aspartate dehydrogenase, whose amino-acid sequence is MLRLGLIGYGAIGLHVREAMAAGRIEGVELRAAMVRRPRQEITSRPDITHDPDRFFDYAMDVVVECAGHDAVRNHAERVLENGMDLLVTSVGAFTDTVLYERVLAAARHNGKRLILPSAGIGAIDILSAAAVGGLDSVTVTVRKDPSAWRGTAAQDLVDLDSLTQPHVVFDGPVREGARLYPQNVNISAAVALAGIGLDRTRVVIVADPTIATHVVEVEAAGAFGRFRFMEDVAVSAENRKTGRIVAMALVKTVRQLASTLVVGA
- the gndA gene encoding NADP-dependent phosphogluconate dehydrogenase, which gives rise to MRSSALGLMGLGVMGANLARNLARNGARLALFDTAQGVAAPLAKDIGDGAVGADDIAGLIAALPAPRSIMLMVPAGQPVDDALEALHPHLGAGDIVIDGGNSFYRDTQRRQIELARQGVHVLGFGVSGGAEGALKGPAIMAGGETAAVASVAPLFEAIAAEAPDGSACFARVGSGAAGHFVKAVHNGIEYAHMQLIAETWHLLRRMVGMSHGEARTIFARWAEGELSSFLMECAVQVLDTRDPDSGAPMIERIVDTAEQKGTGQWTANAALAYGVAAPTLAEAVHARCLSALKSDRLANETALGPPTMAFAGDRMALTAALGRALLAANIAVLAQGFALMRAADQEEGWGIHLATVARVWRGGCIVRSELLEPIAEACASLPAGTNLLRAPALWRMVSAGDASWRQVVVTAIAHGVPVPAFASSLSYVDALRTGRLWADMIAAQRDVFGQHGFTRLDKPGRHHAEWAPYAGDEHKG
- a CDS encoding gluconokinase; translation: MTVYVVMGVSGCGKSTVGKLIAETLGAQYAEGDSFHPPQNVEKMRSGQPLDDDDRAPWLAAMAAAIGDWNTKGETVVLACSALKRRYRDVLRSGGEVRFIHLAGEKALIASRLAARKGHYMPPTLLDSQFAALEPPGDDEAITIGIDAPAETIAARALHRLSSRA